The Streptococcus gwangjuense nucleotide sequence CTCTAACCAAATCGCGCGCCTGATCCATCTTTTTAGTCAGAATAAACTGAGTTAAATCAAAAATATTGTCCTGCAAGGTCTTGGGAATAGCATTGACAATATCCTCTTCCTCGACAACAGAGTCTTCCTTATAGGACTGTAAAAAGAGGAGATTTTTCTGGATTTCACTAAATTGGAAACCAGACTTGACGAGAAGATTTTCAAAAGAATGATTGGCAAACTGCAGACCTTGTTTCTGGCTCCACTTTTGGAAATACTGGCGCAATTCTTGTTCTTTGGCTTCTACTGCATCAAAGACCTTAGCATCACGCTTCAGTAATTTAACCAACCGCCTTTTGCTATCCAGTTTTCCTTCCGCAAAGATCAACAACTTGGTTGTTGGCGAAGGATTGTCAAGGTATTCCTCAAACGACTTGAGTTCATCATCTGTTAAAAAGCGTTTCTTGGCTGTTGTGATATCGACAAAATGATCCAATATCACGATTTTCTCATCAGCAAAGAAAGGAAGGCTGACCAACTCCAGTTCTACATCTTTGTAAACTACTTCTTTCATATCAAAGTAGGCAAAGTTAAGGTCAGCAGAATCATAACCAATCTGTTTCAATACTTGACTCTTCATAACTTCAAACTGACCCTGGTCTGTCCCTGTAAAAAGGCTCAGGCTCGGTAAATTTGATAAAGTCAACTTCTGACTTTCTTCAATGGCTAGCATCTTCTCTCCTTTCTTCTAACTTTTTAGTTCATTTAATCAATATAGCGCAATTTCCCACGGAAATCTTCTAGGCTTTCGTACCCTTTTTCCGCCATGATTGCTTTCAGTTCATTAGTAATGCGTTCAAAAGCTCCAACACCTTCTTTATGAAGAGTTGTTCCTACCTGCACCATACTCGCTCCACAGAGGATATGTTCAAAGGCATCACGACCAGTCAGAACGCCACCTGTTCCAATGATTTGGATTTGAGGGTTTAATCGTTGATAAAAGGCATGAACATTAGCTAAAGCAGTAGGTTTGACATACTCTCCACCAATGCCCCCGAAACCATTTTTAGGACGGATAACGACAGACTCATCTTCTATATAAAGGCCGTTTCCGATAGAGTTAACACAGTTAA carries:
- the holA gene encoding DNA polymerase III subunit delta, translated to MLAIEESQKLTLSNLPSLSLFTGTDQGQFEVMKSQVLKQIGYDSADLNFAYFDMKEVVYKDVELELVSLPFFADEKIVILDHFVDITTAKKRFLTDDELKSFEEYLDNPSPTTKLLIFAEGKLDSKRRLVKLLKRDAKVFDAVEAKEQELRQYFQKWSQKQGLQFANHSFENLLVKSGFQFSEIQKNLLFLQSYKEDSVVEEEDIVNAIPKTLQDNIFDLTQFILTKKMDQARDLVRDLTLQGEDEIKLIAVMLGQFRTFTQVKILAESGQTEAQIASSLGSFLGRTPNPYQIKFALRDSRGLSLSFLKQAISYLIETDYQIKTGLYEKGFLFEKALLQIASQVN